Below is a window of Anaerobacillus alkaliphilus DNA.
TCTTCCGTAAAATAATTACTTCACGATAAGAGGATTTTAATCTCTGTAAAATCATATAGATTTCATTTACCTCCTCTTTCATTTCTACAATATCTTGAGGTAAAGGAGTGGGGTCTGAAGCTAAGAATAAATTTTTAAAGAAAACCAATGGCTTACTTTTTCGGAAGTAGTCAACTGTCACATTATGAGCAATACGATACAGCCAAGTTTTTGGACTTGAATTATGTTGAAACATTTCATACGACTTATAGGCCTTAATGTACGTTTCATGAGTTAAATCCTCAGCCTTTTGATAATCATGAGTTAACATGTATATATAATTAAAAATAGAATGACTATGCTCGATATACCAATCATTAATATCACGTTTCTTGTTAAACATTGATTATTCCCCCTTTCATTTAGATATTCTCTATGTAGACGCAAAAGGATATAAATTCGTCGCAGTTTTGTTAAAAAAAATGAAATTATATTCAATTCTCTTTATAGTTACAGTACTTCAATTGTAAAAAAAGCCTTTGCCGCGTGCAAAGACTTTTAGAACTTAGTTTAGGTTAACTTCCTTTTCTGTGACAACTTCTTTCTTTTGAGGTTTTGATTCAACATATAATGTCCTAGTAGGGAAAGCAACTGTGACACCTTCTTTTTGCAAAATCTCTAGTATTCTAAGATTAATATCCTCTTTTACTCCTAAGTACTCTCCCCAGACCGTTGTTTTCGTAAAGAAATATAAAAATATATCCAAGCTGTTTTGATTAAATCCATCAAAACGAACAAAAATTGTTTCTTGATGGATATCTGGATGACTTCTTAAAGTTAATTCAATTTCTTTAATAACGGCTTCTAGCTTTGCTTTAGACGTTGATTTTGTTACACCTAAATGAAAGGTAATTTGTCTTTTTCCCATTTTTGTCCAATTTAATATTGCTGTGTTGGCTAAAGTAGAATTCGGCACTGTAACAACTGCTTGGCGAAACGCCCGAATTCTTGTGCTTCGAAAGCTAATTTCTTCTACAGTACCTTCTACATCTTTCGTTTTTATCCAGTCTCCTATAGTAAATGGCTTTTCAGTCATAATAATAATTCCACCAAAAAAATCTTCAATCATTTCCTGTGCAGCAAAGGCAAGCGCAAGTCCTCCTAACCCTAATCCAGCTACAAAACCATTAATATCAAAATTCCACTCTTGAGCAATTACACTTAAACTTATTGCAACAATTAAAAAACGCAGGAGTTTTGAAAGAACTGGTATTAATATTTTATCAACCTCTAAATGAAGCTTCTTACCTACCTTTTCAAAAATAGGGGATGAGGTTGATGCTAAATTATAAAGACCAGATGTAATTAAAACGATAATCAAAGTTCGATACATTTGAGTGATACGTGCTTCAAACCCATGTTCATAGGGTAGAGCATTAATTGCTAAATATAATCCAAGGAATACAAAAAACCACCTTAATGGTTTCTCAAATGCGAGGAATACATTAGTAAATAAAGCGGTAGGAGATTTTTTACTCATCCTAATTATTAATCGAAATACATATTTTGTAAAAAGCTTTCTTAGGAGAAGAAAAAACACAAAAATAAATACTGAGACTCCTATATCGACCCATATAGGAAGTGATAAAAGAATTTCTATTAACTCCATTTTCATACCTCGTTATAGTAGATTTCTTTATATTATCCGTTATTTCTTTTAAATTGGAAAGTAGAAAGGCTACCCAAGGGTAGCCTCTAAATTATGAAAAAGCTTTAATACCTAATACAAAATGAACGAAAGCAAATACAAATACCATCAAAACTAAGCCAATTAATAAGCCATTTAATGACT
It encodes the following:
- a CDS encoding RNA polymerase sigma factor, yielding MFNKKRDINDWYIEHSHSIFNYIYMLTHDYQKAEDLTHETYIKAYKSYEMFQHNSSPKTWLYRIAHNVTVDYFRKSKPLVFFKNLFLASDPTPLPQDIVEMKEEVNEIYMILQRLKSSYREVIILRKIKEFSTKETSEILGWSESKVKSTLSRALVEFEERLIKEGYEYEQKVEFFRSKSGSLE
- a CDS encoding mechanosensitive ion channel family protein translates to MELIEILLSLPIWVDIGVSVFIFVFFLLLRKLFTKYVFRLIIRMSKKSPTALFTNVFLAFEKPLRWFFVFLGLYLAINALPYEHGFEARITQMYRTLIIVLITSGLYNLASTSSPIFEKVGKKLHLEVDKILIPVLSKLLRFLIVAISLSVIAQEWNFDINGFVAGLGLGGLALAFAAQEMIEDFFGGIIIMTEKPFTIGDWIKTKDVEGTVEEISFRSTRIRAFRQAVVTVPNSTLANTAILNWTKMGKRQITFHLGVTKSTSKAKLEAVIKEIELTLRSHPDIHQETIFVRFDGFNQNSLDIFLYFFTKTTVWGEYLGVKEDINLRILEILQKEGVTVAFPTRTLYVESKPQKKEVVTEKEVNLN